The proteins below are encoded in one region of Hordeum vulgare subsp. vulgare chromosome 3H, MorexV3_pseudomolecules_assembly, whole genome shotgun sequence:
- the LOC123443756 gene encoding uncharacterized protein LOC123443756, translating to MTTPGKPDPAAVPPKAPQPQPAVKGAFMRRVFPFLLATNIFIGVYVFAKTYKRDQDKKNAEAAAAAAAAAALLAPPAAVAKPAPPPKRVLPPLSEDEQRQVYKWMLEEKRKSKPRDAAEKNKINEEKALLKEIIRAESLPRLW from the exons ATGACCACTCCCGGCAAGCCCGACCCGGCCGCTGTGCCACCGAAAGCGCCGCAGCCGCAGCCAGCGGTGAAGGGGGCCTTCATGCGCCGCGTCTTCCCCTTCCTCCTcgccaccaacatcttcatcggaG TTTATGTATTTGCAAAGACCTACAAACGAGACCAGGACAAGAAAAATGCTGAGGCTGcagcagctgctgctgctgcagcagcATTGTTAGCCCCACCTGCTGCAGTTGCTAAGCCTGCTCCTCCGCCGAAAAGAGTACTCCCACCTTTATCTGAAGATGAGCAGCGCCAGGTCTACAAGTGGATgctggaggagaagaggaagagcaaaCCACGTGACGCTGCTGAGAAGAACAAAATCAATGAGGAGAAGGCTCTTCTTAAGGAGATCATCAGGGCAGAGTCTCTCCCTCGTTTGTGGTGA